One Variibacter gotjawalensis genomic window, CGCGAGCACGGCTGCCGCGCCGCAGCCGAACAGAACGTAGACCCAGTTCTCGGTCTGCAGTCCGGCGAAGATGTAATTGCCGAGGCTCGTCTGGCCGACGGGCGTCGACAGCGTCGCGGTGCCGATCGTCAACACCGCAGCCGTGCGGATCCCGGCCATCGCGACCGGCGCGGCGAGCGGCGCCTCGATCTGCCACAGGCGCTGCGATGGTGTCATGCCGACGCCGTTGGCCGCTTCGATCACCGCGGGATCGAGCCCTGTCAGCCCCGCAACGGCGTTGCGCAAAATCGGCAGCATCGAATACAGCGTCAGCGCGAGCAGCGACGGCACAAAACCCAAAGCTGGAATAGCCAACCCAAATGCTTTCAGGGTCAGCGCCGAGAGCGCGAGCAGGACCGGATAGAACAGCGCAAGCAGCGCGAGGCTCGGTATCGTCTGGATCAAGCTCGCAATTGCCAACGCCACCCAGCGCACTCTCTCCGAGCGCGCCGCCAGCACGGCGAGCGGCAGACTGATCGCAATGCCGATGCCGAGCGCCGCCGCGCTCAGCGCGACATGAGCGCTGAGATAGTTCGGCAAAAGCGCCCACGCATTGGCGAATTCGGAGTTCACGGCCGCTCCCGATCGATGAGAGCCTGTACGCGCTCGGCCTGCCTGCGCGGCGCCGCCATCAATGTTGCGACCTCAGCATCAGGATGGCCGGCCAGCAATGTACGCGGCGTGTCGTCCGCAACGATGCGGCCTTTGCGAATGACCACGATGCGGTCCGCAAGCAGAACCGCCTCCTGCACATCGTGCGTCACCATCACGGTGGTGAGGCCCAGCTTGTCGTGCAGCGCGCGATAGGCCTCGCCAAGCGCCTCTCGCGTGATCGGATCGAGCGCGCCGAACGGCTCGTCCATGAGGACGATGCTCGGACGCGCCGCAATCGCGCGCGCGACGCCGACGCGTTGACGCTCACCGCCCGATAAGGCGTCGGGGCTTCGCCGCGCATAGTCTGCCGGTAGGTTGACCAGCGCGAGCAATTCGCTGACGCGCGCCGCGATCTCGGTCTGCTCCCACCCCAGCAATCGCGGTGTGATCGCGATGTTCTCGCCGACCGTCAGATGCGGAAACAAACCGACATTCTGAAACGCGTAGCCGATGCGCCGCCGCAGAGCCCAGGCCGCGCCATCGCTCGCCGGCCGGCCCTCGATCTCGACACGGCCCGCGTCCGGCTCGACGAGACGATTGATGCATTTGAGCAGCGTCGTCTTACCCGATCCCGAACCGCCGACCAGCGCGACGAAACTGTTCGGCGCGACCTCGAGATTGACGCGGTCGATCGCCGGCGCGCGCTGCCCGGTAAAAGTTTTGGAAACTTCGATCAATCGGATCGGCGCGCTCACGCGAGACACCTCATGCGTCAACGATGCCCGATGCTTATCGCGGCGGCAACGCGCCAACTTCAGCGCCCGCACTTTCGTGATGCAGGAGAAAGCGGCGAGATGGAACTCGGGACGCCGCAAAGATTTAGAGCGCTAACACATCTCGCAACGGGGGCCCTTATGGCTTGGCTCATTTCCATCACGCTGGTGAGCAGCGCTGCTTACATCGCGTTTTTCTACTGAGACCCGAGGCGCGGACTTTCGGACCCAACGCCGTGGCACAACAGACCGAAGCAAAGGAATGTATCGATCTCGAAGCCGAAGCCGTTCGCTACGAACGCTTCGCCAAAGAGGCGAAATCGGACTGGGAACGCAAATCTTGGGGCGATCTGGCCCGCCGTTGCCGGGCGCTCGCCGACCGGCTGTGCCGCGAATTTGAGTGAAGCTTTACGGATAGGGACTGTCATTCGGCAGGCAGGGCAAGCCGGTACAATGGTTGCCCAGGCCAAATAAGTTCCAATTTGGCCGATTCTGCAGCGTTTCTGGCATATGCGTTCAATTTCCGCTTGCTAATAGCGCTGTGACCTGAACAGTGCGCGTGCAATCGCGCACAGGAGTTAAAATTGGCGACCGGTACAGTGAAATGGTTCAATGCGACGAAGGGCTACGGCTTCATCCAATCCGATAGCGGTGGAAAGGATGTGTTTTTGCACATTTCGGCCGTCGAACGCGCAGGATTGAGCACCGTCAACGAGGGCGCCAAGGTGTCTTTCGACGTGATGAGCAATCGTGGCAAGGAAAGTGCCGAGAACCTCAAGGTTCTCTAAGCACTCACAAATTTGGCGAGACCTCGCTTGTTAAAGCGAGGTCTCACCCAATTCTTCACAATGCAGAAGCGCGCGCTTTAGCCTTGCTTCTGCTTTTGCGGCTCCACGCCTTCTGGCGCTTCTTGTGCCAGCCGCGCCGCCCGTAGGCGGTTCGTTTTGGCGAGGCGAGCGGCTGTCTCGCTGTCGATAAGCTGCCGCGCTGCGCGCGACGTCGCTTCGTTCTTCGCTTCAGCGCGAGACGGCATCGGGGCGACCCCTTTTTTCATATGACCTCTCGACATTGATGCGGGCGCTTCAAGTAGCCTGGATGTTGTCTGCTTGCGCTTTGCCGGTCCGCTTGTCGGCGACGACCTCGAACTCCAGCTTCTGTCCTTCCGCGAGTCCGCGCATTCCGGCGCGCTCGACAGCCGTCATATGCACAAACACATCGGCACTGCCGTCGTCGGGGCGGATGAAGCCAAAACCCTTGGCTGCGTTGAAAAACTTCACTGTACCTTGAGGCATGTCGATCCTTGTTTTTTGCGTTAGCGCGAGGTCACCACGACGGCCTGGCGGCCGGCGAAGGGTGTGAGGGTTACGGCGATCACGATGGCGAAAGCCGTGATGGCGATAAGTTGCGAGACGAAGAGTGGCGCGTAGGCCGCGAGGAATGAGCGTGTCATCGAGCGGCTCCTTCAACGATGGCGCCGTCCACGGTGTCATCGTTCGCGGCGGCGTCGCGCAGATGACGCTGCGCGATGGCCCGTAGCCGCAGCGCGGTCGGTTCGTCGCCGATGGCCTTCGCCATCGAGAGCATATTGGCGGCCATGGCGCGAAGCGCCGTCGGGCTTTCGGATTGGGAGGCTTTGAGAGGGGATCGGACGTATCCGGACATCGATTGCTCCACTGCCTTAAGGCGGGAGCGCGGTCGCGTCTCTCAGTCGCCGACGCCCAAGATCTTGGCCGGCGATGCGTTTAGATAGGCACGAAAGCCACAAACCGTAAGAGGGTGGATTGGTTTTATTCGACCCCCCGCGGTCTGCTTCGACTATGCTGAAGCTGTCGGTCAATCGCAGACGGGGGGTGTCGTGAGCAACCGTTGGGGCGTGCTGCTTCTGTTGTTCGTCGTGCGCCTCAGCATGGCGTTTCAGTTTCAGTCGGTGGCGTCGATGTCGCCGGCGCTCATGGCCGAGTACAAAGTGGGGCTCGGCGAGATCGGGCTCCTGATCAGCTTATATCTCGCGCCCGGCTTAGCTTTTGCGCTGCCGGGAGGCGAGATCGGCCGCCGCTTCGGCGACAAACGCGTCGTCCTGTTCGGCCTCGTGCTCATGACCGTCGGCGGCCTCATCATGGCGTCGGCCCCGAGCTGGGGATGGCAAGTTGCCGGGCGCCTCTGCGCCGGTGCCGGCGGCGTTCTGCTCAACGTCCTGATGTCCAAGATGGTCACGGACTGGTTCGCCGGCAAAGAGATAGCGACCGCGATGGCAATCTTCGTCAATTCGTGGCCGGCCGGCATCGCACTGTGTTTGCTGGTCGTCCCGGCTGTAACAGCAGCATACGGCATCTCGGCCGCGGTCCTGCTTGCGGCATCGCTCTGCATCATCGGCTTTGCGCTTCTCGCGATCCTCTATCGCGCACCCGCCGAAGGCCAAGCCGCGAGCGCGCGTTCGCGATGGCCGGCCGGATCGGTTCTGCAAGCCATCATCGCCGCCGGCGTGATCTGGGGCTTGTTCAACGCTGCTATCGGCATGGTCTTCAGCTTCGGCACGCCGATGCTGGTCGAACGCGGATGGAGTCTCGCCAGCGCGGGTTCGGCGACCAGCCTCGTGCTCTGGCTCGTGACCCTCTCCGTACCGCTTGGCGGTTACGTCGCCGATCGCACCGGCAAGCACGTCGAAGTCATGCTTGTCGGCTTTGTGTTGTTTGCGATTGCGTTGGTGGTCGCAGCGCTAACGACAGCGACTATCCCGGCCTTTGTTGCGCTCGGTCTTTTCGGCGGGCTCTCCGCGGGCTCGATCATGAGCCTGCCGGCGCGCGTTCTTACGGCGGAGGTTCGCGCAGTCGGCATGGGCGTTTTCTTCACGCTGTTCTACGCGATCTGCGTGATAGCGCCCATCGTGGCGGGCGTTGTGTCGTCCCGCCTCGGCACAGCCGCCGCCGGCTTCTTCCTCGGCGCAGCGATGCTGGTCGCTTGCTTGCCCTGCTATTGGATTTTCCGTCAGCTCGCCGCGCGTTCTCGATTCTGATTTCGCCCGTTTAACGCTGACGCCGGTCAATCGACCTTGATGCCGGCGGATTTGATCAACTCCGGCCAGCGCTTCTGCTCAGCCTTGAGCAGGTCGTCGAACTGTTTGGGAGAACCGCCTACGATCTCGGCGGCTTGCGCCTGTGAGATCGCCTTGGCCACAGCGGGTGTCCCGATCACCTTGTTGAAGATGCCGTTGATCTGGCTGACCAACGCGGGATCCATCCCGGCGGGCGCTACAATGCCGTGCCACAAATCGATCGAGAATCCCGGGACGGCTTGAGAAGCCGGTGGTGTTTCCGCGAGTTCGGGAATCTGCTTAGCGGGAAAGCCGGCCACTGCGCGCACCTTGCCTTCGCGGATGAAAGCGATGCTCGTGGACACCGAGACCGCTGCAACGTCCGCCTCGCCTCGCAAAAGCGATGTCGTCATTTCCGCACCGGAGCGATACGGAATGTTGATCATCTGAACGCCCGCCTGTCCGTTCAGGTAGGCCATAAACAAATGCGTCCAATTGCCGATGCCTGCAGAAGCGTAGTTGAATTTGCCGGGCTGTTGTTTCGCCGCGGCAATCAACTCCCCGAGCGATTTGTAAGGGAGATCAGGCCGCATCAGCACGACAGTCGGCAGATTGGCGACATGGATGATCGGCGTGAAGGCGGTCTGAACGTCGTAGCTCAGCTTCGACTGCAAAGCGTTGGCTGCAGCATTGGCACCGATCTCGGCGAGCAGGAGCACGTAGCCGTCAGGCTGTTCGCGCGCGACGCCCGTCGCGGCGAGTGTGCCGCCGGCACCTGGCCGATTCTCGATAACAAGTGGCTGTCCGTTGGCGAATTGCGCGAAGCCATTCGATAGGTTGCGCGCCAAGGTGTCGGCCGCGCCGCCGGCGCCGACGGGCACGACCAGTTTGACGGGCCGGTCCGGCCATTTCGTTGTCTGCGCTGAAGCCGGCGTCGCGGCGAACAGGAGCGCGAGTGCGACGACAAAGTGAAGTGGGCGTGCATTCATTAGCTTTTGCGGCTCCCTGCTGCAGTTCGCTTCATCGGAGAACAGCGTGGAAATTTTTTTGGGCAACGCTCACGAATAAGAGTGAGGCGTTGTGCTGAAAACGTTCAGCCCAACGCCTACTCCGCCGATTCAACCGACAGCTTTGGTGTGATCAAAGTTTAGTTGCCGCGCGGGACAACAACTTCCAGTCCGCGCCCTGCTTTTGCCAGTTCATCAAGATGTGGAGGTTCTGAGGGACCTTCTTGCCATCAGCCGTGAATTCCTGCTCGCCGACAAAGTTGAAGCGCACGATGGCGGTAGGGCCCACGATACGGATCGTGGGATTTTTGTATTCGAGCGAAGCCCATTTGTAGTTCGCGTTCTTGGTGCCTGTCGCCAAGCTCTCTCGAGTGTCGATCGAACCACTGGAGTGGCTGTAGCTGAGTTCTGGTGCGCTGAGCGAAGCGAGCGCCTCGCCATTGTTGGCGACCTGCGCGACGCGGAAGGCTTCGAGATTTTTCGCAATCGCGTCTTCATCCGGACCGGCATAAGCCGGGACGACGCTGAGCAGTGCCGCGGCAAGCGCGGGAACCATCAAGATACGACGATTGAAGTTCATTTTTTCCTCCAGTTTTTTTTATTGACGACAGTGTTGCAGCCAAGCTCGCTGTTGTCGAGCGACATTCAAACATCGCCGCGCATGCGAAACGGCTACCTGCGCAGGCTACACCACAAACGCACGAATAGGATGATCGCGAAAACCCGCCAATCTGTGATGGCCGTCACAGCCGGCAATACCCCGTTCGCATACTAAACCCACAGACCGATCGCAGTGATCGATCAACACGGGAGAAAAGTTATGCGAGCACTAGCATCCAAAACGACCTACGCCGACGATACCACGCTCAACACCTCTACGATTGATTACAGCCAAGCGGTTCTTACCAACAAAGTTTTGTTGCCCAAAGGTCCGCTTCCCGACCTTGTCAGCGTACCGACCGAAGGCAACGATGTCCTTCGGGGCACCTCGTCCGCCGACACGATCAATGCTCTTGGCGGCGACGACAAAATATACGGCAGCGCCGGCGCCGACTTCATCGATGGCAATCGTGGTTTCGACACCGTCGATTACACGGCGTCGTCAACCTTCGTGATGGTCGATATGCACCGCACCAGCGGCCCGATGGGTTTCTTCGGAGATGCCGACGGCGACGTCCTGATTAACGTAGAACGCGTCGTCGGCTCGAAGTTCGGCGATTTCATCAACGGCAACGACGCCGGAATGACGCTCGATGGCGGTGGCGGTGGCGACTATCTGACGGGTGGCATCGGCAACGATATCATCATCGGCGGTGCCGGTGACGACGTGCTCCGCGGCGATTTCAATGCAAACCCGTTAAGCGCTGCGCCCGGCGGCTACGACACGTTCGTGGTCGGCCAAGGAGCAGATCGCATCGTCGACTTCGAGCACGGCAAGGACAAAATTGTCGTCGAGGGCATGACGGCGGCGGCATTCGGCACCGACGGCATTCTGGCGACCTATAACTCGTCTCGCTACGACGAGTATCAAAACTTGTCGCAAGACAAAATGCTTTACGACTACGACACCGACAATCTCTACAAAGTCGAGAGCTATCAGATCGTCAACGGCCACGTAAATTACGTCAACGTGTCGCTGATCGCGCACTTCGACAACGGCGCCGTACCAACGGCCAGCGATTTTCTCTTCGTCTGAGATGAGCTGGCAAGCAACCGCAGAGGGCGAGAACTTCGGTTCTCGCCCTCGTCGCTATCGCGACCTGCGCCGCGCCACGTCCAGCGAAAGGGCGTGAACGTCTTTTGATCCATCGGGAGAATTGAGGCGTCGTCGCTGACCCGCCGATAGCAGCGGCATCTGAAGTCGCGCATGAATGAGCGGAGAAAGACAGCGACCAAGACATGGCGGAGAGAGAGGGATTCGAACCCTCGATACGGTTTCCCGTATACACGCTTTCCAAGCGAGCGCCTTAAGCCACTCGGCCATCTCTCCGTGCGGCGCGCACTATAGTCAAAAGCGCCCCTACAACAAGGGGCGCGGGCCGTTTATTTCGGCCGCCGATATCGGCCAAAAATCTCGCCGCTAGAGCCACTTAGCAACCGATCGCGCGCCCGCGAGAACGCCGCCGTCGAGCCATGCGCGCGCCGCGTTTGCGAGTCGCGGCGCAATCTGCGAATCCGGAGCGCAACCACAAGGAGGAAAGCCGAATGGCAAAAACCGAAATGTTCGATAAGGGCCTGAAGATCCGCCGCGATGTGCTCGGCGCCGAGTATGTCGACGCCGGCATCGCCAAGGCGGACGACTTCATGATGGCGTTCCAGGAAATCACCACCGAGTGGTGCTGGGGTTATGCGTGGGGCCGCCCGGGCCTTGACCGCAAGACGCGCAGCCTCCTGAACCTCGCGATGCTCACCGCGCTCAACCGCGCTCCTGAGATCAAGCTGCACACCAAGGGCGCGCTCGCCAACGGCGTCACGGTCGACGAGATCAAGGAAGTGCTGCTGCACGCGACCGTTTACTGCGGCATTCCGGCCGGCCTCGATGCTTTCAAGGCGGCGCATGAAGTGCTCGTGAATGAAGGCGCCGTCTCCGGAAAGCCGGCCAAAGCATGAGCACGAAGCGAGTAGCCTTCATCGGCATCGGCAACATGGGCTGGCCGATGGCCGCGCGCCTCGTCGGCGCCGGCTTCGACGTGACGGTGGCTGACGCAGTCGCCGGCCGCGCCGCGAAATTCGCCAAAGAGGTCGGCGGCAAAGCCGCGAACAGCGCGGCCGACGCCGTCGCGGACGCCGACGTCATCATCACGATTTTGCCGACCAGCAAATTCGTCACCGACGTGATCGGCAGCGTGCGCGAGCAACTTCCGACCGGCGCGCTCGTCATCGACATGACGTCCGGCGCTCCGGCGGTCACGCGCGACCTCGCAAAATCGCTCAAGGGCGACGGCATCGATATGATCGATGCGCCGGTCTCCGGCGGCGTTTCGCGCGCGATCACCGGCGAACTCGCGATCATGGCGGGCGGAGATGCCAAAGCGCTCGATCGCGCGACACCGGTGCTCAACGCGATGAGTACGACGATCCACCGCGTCGGCGATGTCGGTGCCGGGCAGGCCATGAAGGCACTCAACAACCTCTGCTCCGGCGGTGGATTCTTGATCGCCGTCGAAGCTCTCGCGATCGGTCAGAAATTCGGTCTCGATACGCAGATCATGACCGACGTGCTCAACGCCTCGACCGGTATGAACAACGCGACGCAGAAGAAGCTCAAGCAGTTCGTGTTGTCGCGGAAGTTCGATAGCGGCTTCGCGCTCGATCTCATGGTCAAGGACCTGTCGATCGCGCTCGAAGTCGGCCGCGATACCGCAACGCCGACGCCGTTCGCGGCGCTCTGCCGCGAAATGTGGGCAAGCGCCGCCGCGATGCTGGAACCC contains:
- a CDS encoding NAD(P)-dependent oxidoreductase, coding for MSTKRVAFIGIGNMGWPMAARLVGAGFDVTVADAVAGRAAKFAKEVGGKAANSAADAVADADVIITILPTSKFVTDVIGSVREQLPTGALVIDMTSGAPAVTRDLAKSLKGDGIDMIDAPVSGGVSRAITGELAIMAGGDAKALDRATPVLNAMSTTIHRVGDVGAGQAMKALNNLCSGGGFLIAVEALAIGQKFGLDTQIMTDVLNASTGMNNATQKKLKQFVLSRKFDSGFALDLMVKDLSIALEVGRDTATPTPFAALCREMWASAAAMLEPGQDHTAIAKMTEQLAGTKLGGN
- a CDS encoding cold-shock protein, with translation MPQGTVKFFNAAKGFGFIRPDDGSADVFVHMTAVERAGMRGLAEGQKLEFEVVADKRTGKAQADNIQAT
- a CDS encoding nuclear transport factor 2 family protein; this translates as MNFNRRILMVPALAAALLSVVPAYAGPDEDAIAKNLEAFRVAQVANNGEALASLSAPELSYSHSSGSIDTRESLATGTKNANYKWASLEYKNPTIRIVGPTAIVRFNFVGEQEFTADGKKVPQNLHILMNWQKQGADWKLLSRAATKL
- a CDS encoding cold-shock protein, translated to MATGTVKWFNATKGYGFIQSDSGGKDVFLHISAVERAGLSTVNEGAKVSFDVMSNRGKESAENLKVL
- a CDS encoding Bug family tripartite tricarboxylate transporter substrate binding protein is translated as MNARPLHFVVALALLFAATPASAQTTKWPDRPVKLVVPVGAGGAADTLARNLSNGFAQFANGQPLVIENRPGAGGTLAATGVAREQPDGYVLLLAEIGANAAANALQSKLSYDVQTAFTPIIHVANLPTVVLMRPDLPYKSLGELIAAAKQQPGKFNYASAGIGNWTHLFMAYLNGQAGVQMINIPYRSGAEMTTSLLRGEADVAAVSVSTSIAFIREGKVRAVAGFPAKQIPELAETPPASQAVPGFSIDLWHGIVAPAGMDPALVSQINGIFNKVIGTPAVAKAISQAQAAEIVGGSPKQFDDLLKAEQKRWPELIKSAGIKVD
- a CDS encoding carboxymuconolactone decarboxylase family protein is translated as MAKTEMFDKGLKIRRDVLGAEYVDAGIAKADDFMMAFQEITTEWCWGYAWGRPGLDRKTRSLLNLAMLTALNRAPEIKLHTKGALANGVTVDEIKEVLLHATVYCGIPAGLDAFKAAHEVLVNEGAVSGKPAKA
- a CDS encoding CynX/NimT family MFS transporter, yielding MSNRWGVLLLLFVVRLSMAFQFQSVASMSPALMAEYKVGLGEIGLLISLYLAPGLAFALPGGEIGRRFGDKRVVLFGLVLMTVGGLIMASAPSWGWQVAGRLCAGAGGVLLNVLMSKMVTDWFAGKEIATAMAIFVNSWPAGIALCLLVVPAVTAAYGISAAVLLAASLCIIGFALLAILYRAPAEGQAASARSRWPAGSVLQAIIAAGVIWGLFNAAIGMVFSFGTPMLVERGWSLASAGSATSLVLWLVTLSVPLGGYVADRTGKHVEVMLVGFVLFAIALVVAALTTATIPAFVALGLFGGLSAGSIMSLPARVLTAEVRAVGMGVFFTLFYAICVIAPIVAGVVSSRLGTAAAGFFLGAAMLVACLPCYWIFRQLAARSRF
- a CDS encoding ATP-binding cassette domain-containing protein; this encodes MSRVSAPIRLIEVSKTFTGQRAPAIDRVNLEVAPNSFVALVGGSGSGKTTLLKCINRLVEPDAGRVEIEGRPASDGAAWALRRRIGYAFQNVGLFPHLTVGENIAITPRLLGWEQTEIAARVSELLALVNLPADYARRSPDALSGGERQRVGVARAIAARPSIVLMDEPFGALDPITREALGEAYRALHDKLGLTTVMVTHDVQEAVLLADRIVVIRKGRIVADDTPRTLLAGHPDAEVATLMAAPRRQAERVQALIDRERP